The Malus sylvestris chromosome 14, drMalSylv7.2, whole genome shotgun sequence genome segment accaaaaacaaaacccacaaAGTTATACCTGCTGGAATCAGGTTTGTCATAGCCGATCCCACTGAACTGACTACTGGAGAAGGCTCTGAGCGGTCAATAGGAGACGCGGGTTTCGCTATAGCTAATTCATTAGTGCTATTAAATGTTCCTCCAACGTGAGAACTACCATGTGAAATTGCAAAAAGAGGGCTTGGAAGCGCAGAGACTGAACATTTAATATGGGACTGGTTCCCGAAAAAACCATCACCTCCTAGTGAAGGCCCAGGTATCGGTGCATGCACTTGAGCTACAGAAGGTGATTTACAATGAGTCGGAGACAATCCATCTCCAGCCAGCAACATAATAGCCTGGGCCTAAATAGACaaataaagaaattaataaCAAATAACCTAGAATTTATGTACAAACTGAAGAAtcaaatattcaaaatataagATACCTTCTCAGGAGATATATCATTATAAACGTTCACAGAACCAGCATAAAAGATTGTTAACTGAGCAGGCGCCCCAGCTGACTTGGATGCGTTCCTGCATAAGAAATTCAACTTAGCTTCTCGAATTTCCAACGAGTTATGATTCAATATATGTTGTACAATTCCATTTGCTAACAAGCAGAATTGTGGTCAGAATATGGTCTGTGTTAAAGTACCTGAGATCGGTGGTACCAACTACGGAGGTTGTAGAAGGATGAGCAGATACAGGGGACAAAACTGGAACTCCTCCTAGTGGTTGCAGTTTTATGGTAGATCCGTTATTCCCAACAGGAGCATGGGATTGGAGAACTGGAGAACTCAAAGTAATTGGGATCTGGGAGTGATGAACTGAATGTGCATCAAACTGCGGCATAGCATATACTGTCATTCCACAGTGGTTTCCAGCTTGCTTATCAAGAACAAAATTTTTCTACAAAATTTGTGCAAAAAAGAAGCCTATAAAGCAACTTTAAATCAAAACAACGATTCAAATTTCACTTGTTCAGTAAACCGACATGTAAGAATATTGTTCTCAAATCCTAAATACCCAAGGCCACGTTGAAAAAGATTCAGAAAGTACGCGAAGAAATACCTGAATTACACCAGAGAACGACTTCTGGCTGGAGTGAAAAGCATCAGCAGTTGAAATAGTCATAAATGCAGATGTATTATGATGAACAGCTTTTCTTGGCCTACCTTCTTGAGGAGCCTTGAAAGACAGGAATTGCGGAAGTGCAGAAACCTTGTTTGAAAACGACCACTGCATCCCTGAACTTCTAGGTACCGCTGCAAAATCAATAAAAACGGAGTGTCGGGATAACAGTTTGGACAAATAAATCCTTCACAAATAAGCAATATGGGAAGTTTTAGGTTATATGGCTCTGTAAATAGATGCCAACaagaaacatgttttccttGGAATCTAGTTACAGTAATTTATATCCGAGAGCACAAAAACAAATCTCAACATGAGTGTTCATCACAGCTGTCTAACTGAGATGAATATATTATTAACACAACGAATCTTTTAAGTAAAAAGATCACTATAAACGATAATATGAATACAGCCATATGCAATACGCACATTGTCAACATACGTTAGTTTCTAAATAGACGAGGAAGCGAGAAACGAACAATGAACTTGAAGAACCAGAAAGCTCCTATAAAAGACCTTAAAGATCTAGCAAACTGCTACAACATTTTATAACCCTCCTTTTGGAACATTTGCGCTGCACGTTTTGTGATAAGAAGCCGTACACTGTAAAGtattattattaaggaaaactaacgaaaagtccaaaaaaacttctcttttaatgaaaagccctttttaaaggtatagtgaatagtaccagggaaAGGtacaaatgtggtttttcgttaaaagtgaactgTACcaggagtgttttgttaaaactccacccggtactgttcactttaacgaaaaaccacatttttacactaaaaagtcaatcctggtactattcactttaccctttattttgtccttatcattaaaactcaaagttttcaagcccttttcattagttttccttacttTATATTGGGTATGTTTATTTACTACGTTTTTATTATAAATCTCGGTTCCATCCAGAGAGGCAGTATCTATTCACAACAGCAGATTTAAGAACAATGTATATAAAATTCAGAACAGAATAAGCTACATGGTATCAAAAAGAACTATTCAATTACTTTGCCTTATAAAATTCATCACTCATAAACTTAATATAAATGTTTCTCATTTGCAGAAGTTTTTTAATATACATGAACCACCTGCCAGCCTTGATCAATGCAATAATTCTTTTAATATGCAAGCGAACATGACACATTACTTTAATGCATGACATCTCATATGCACGTTAGCGAAAAAAaattgggagttttaacaaaacactcccgatactgttcacttttaacgaaaaatcacatttttacctttccctgatactattcactaaacttttatttgtcctttttcattaaagttaagtttttttggacttttcattagttttcctaaaaaaattatCCTGCATAACCCAACAAACTAAAATACGGAGGAAACAAttcaaaaatggaagaaaacaaAAGGCACATTTTATTATGTTAGCAAGAAAGAGTATAAAACTAAAGACAACTACTCCATGTTCTTGTAACCAAGTCTCCACCGGCAAACAAACCGAAACGTTTCTATAAGACTGATTGATCCACAAGTCAACACAGTTACATTCAGGAGCCCGAATTTACCTTTTATGTATAAATcgaacttcttttttttttaatacaagcgaTGTTCAACGTTAAAttcatcttttttttaatacaagcgaTGTTCAACGttaaattcatctaaactaGTGGGAAGGGCATTCAAACTTAGTGCAGAGGGAAGAGCACTTTGCTCTAGTCAACTTGAGCAAGCTCAGGTCTGCATGTATAAATCAACCTTGAGCAAGTTAAATCGATATTTATCTTTACTGCAACGGATTTGTAGCTCAAGCTGTTAAGAGCGTTTACCCTTGCACCTGAGGTCATGAGTTCAAAAAATCAGACCCCTCTTCCCCGATAACACTTGAGTCGAAAAAAATTCATCTTTACTCAGCAAGATGGATGCTTTTGATCAGGAGAGTGGGATTAAGAAACTAAAATGCAAATTAGAATCTTTAAATGAGTTTCCAAGCTCCACATGCAACCAAACAGATTCAACACAAGCTCAGAATCCCACAAGTACCTcaacaatttaattaaaactccATAACAtacaattaataattaaatacaaaactgaaataaataaataaataaataaatacttgAAAGCAAACCTGAATTCTTGGCTTCATCATTGGTTTCTTCTTTCAGAGTCACACAACCATTGTTGGAGCTCAAACCCAGAAAATCCCTCTCCATTGTTTCGAACCTTTCAGCTCAAAACCCCACAAAATTTTCAGAACCAAATTCCACCAAAAGCAACAAAGAAGCTAACTTTCTTGAATTCTTTAGAACCCCAAAAGAACCCCAgcaggaaaaataaaaaaagcctGAACTTTCAGAACCAAAGCTCAAAATTCTTGCTTGTTTGgagatagagagggagagaggaacaGATCACATGTGGATGAGGAGGACCAGCTAAATAATATACTCTCTCAATAGCTCCTCCCCTTTCTCCCTCTTCTCACATTTCCATTGGGTGAGAGTGTTGAATCTGGACCGTCGGATTTGTAAAGATTGTAATTTTGTGAGGGGTGGTGGTGCCCGGCCACCGGCTGGTTCCAGGTCGGAGACCTTGAGTTACCAGTCGAAGATCACGTGCGGCACCGAAGAGTGACGCCGGAGAGACACGTGGcgggaaattttatttagttttattttacttttaattttttgtttggacGTGTTGTCTTTTTtaaggctggtttggtattactgtactttgaaaaaaaactgtttctgctgtgttgtgagaataagtagCTGTGAAATAACTGTTTCtgctgtgttgtgagaataagctgctGTGAAATAAAggtgtagagtgtttggtaaacttttatgtaaaacaaatgtgaaaaaaaacggGTTTTTCAAAGCTAGATTTTGcaacttcttgtttttggctttttttcaccaaaaaatgtgaaaaaaaactgaagttgAATGTTTACCAGACACAAAAAAAACTCCCAACTTTTTTTGATACCAGATTTTTTCAAAATCATCTTAGTACCAAATCAGGCCTTAATGAGGTAGGGTTTTTGCATGCCAGCATGTGGATGATTTGTGtcacaaaaaataaagagtTCACTTTTTaagattagttttttttttttttagcatttCTCCTCTTGTGAATCAGTCTTTTTTGGAGATAGAATTCcctcccttctttttttctcccatcttttattttctcttaTTTGAACGATtacagttaagtcacgtcaacatcttatatttatttttttataaaaaaaaaggacaaaatagagaatgtgaaATGAGGAGATGAAATGGGATAGAAATATAATGAAAGAGAACCCTAACTGCTTTCTTGTGGTCCAAAACATGACGTAGTGTGTGACGTagtttgtaaattaaataattaactaCTTATTATTCTATTGCGcaatgtgcaaaaaaaaaaaaaaaattcaaatgcttTTATTATTGCATATTAAAATAGACTTGTGGAATGCATAGTCCTTGCTTGCATTATAAAAATACCCATTTGAGCTCACCAATAtatttaattggtttatagatATTCACATTTCAAAATAGTTATATTGAGCTTGTTCGTTAAATTATAGGTGGTGCTATTTACAcattttttgtttcatattctttttaaTTTCGACTGTCAGATCAAATGagttgaaaaaaattaattgataaacaTTAATAAGAGTGCGTAGAAAATATTTGGAATGTGTGAATAACAATATCCTATACTTTTTGTTATCGTGTGCAAAAGATGAAATCTTACAaacaacttttatttttataaataaaaataatattctacgataaattaattgaaattaTACAATATAAAACTTATGTTTGAGTGCGTAAGTGTAGTACATCTGCTTTTTATCAACGCATAAGTGCAGTACATCTGCAGTACATCTGCTTGTTATCAACGCTAACAAGTCCTTTAgtatattaataattaaaaaaatggattAAAGGTCCATTTTATATTGTTGTTACTATttacacacttttttttatttctcaaattttttttttcaatttcaaccGTCGGATTAAATGAGttgaagaagattaatggacaaaaattaataagagtgCGTAGAAGATATTTGGAATGTGTGAATGACAATATCTTATACTTTTTGTTATCGTGTGCACAAAATGAAGTCTTACGAACAACTTTTAttgttataaataaaaataatattctacgataaattaattgaaattaTACAATAGTAAACTTATGTTTGAGTGCGTAAGTGTAGTACATCTGCTctttatcaacgcttaagtacaCTACATCTGCTCGAGGCTAACAAGTCCTTTAgtatattaataattaaaaattttgattaaaggtACAGTTTATATTGTTGTTGCTATACAACCACAACGCAACTTGTgcctaaaaataatataattagcTTACAATATCTTATACTTTTTGTTATCGTGTGCACATTTCAAAATTGTTTCTAAATTGAAAGTGTCGGGGACCCTCTTCCCTTGTGTTCGAGGTTACCCGCTCCTTTTCTTGTTTAAAATATCAATATCGCTTGTCttttaagaaaatttaaaatgaaatttgaagGATTGTCAAACATTAGTTTGGACGAAGTATAAGAGTTTATTTGATATTGAACATATGTgccaaaaatatcaaaaatatctATCGATTTTAACTTAAACTTAAGAGTTTTTCTAACATGAGATGAAATTTACACTTCAGttctatttttatattttattttttattttttgaatcgAAATTATACACACTGCCAttgacaaacaaaaaattaaaaaaatttggagttcaattttcttttgttcgAAGTCTTGGACCCCATCCGCAATCAAGGAGGCATTACTCATAATCCAGTTTGCAAATTGGCAAATTTAACCCAACTCATTGTGTTTTGGGCTTTTTGATGTTAAATGGGCTCAAAAGTTAAGCAACTTGCGGGCAAGGCAGGCCCAACTATTATGCACTACTAGTGCAGCGTGGGACAGCTTCCATGGGTCAACGTTCACTTTACGGATCACCGCCCTCTCACTAATTCATAATATCAACAGATAGTTATTTACTACTGCGGTCTAATGATAttattctttacttgtaagtgagatgttaGGTTTGATTATCGATagtcgaatttgaatcacattattattagccTGTCCAATGTGAGGCTAAACCCTAACTCTACCCTATCCTCTTAATATAGATAAGTATCATttgttcacaaaaaaaaaaaaaaaaaacaacttgtaACAACAAAATCATTTGATACCATAGTATAGTGATATTTTCCctgattttaaataaaaagttttaaattcaaatttcatagatgatgaaatgtaaatgatCATTGCCCTCTCACTTCTTTCATTTCATTGTGATATATGTGTtattttcgttttgttttgagtgctaGTTTAGTGACAGTAAGGAGTGATATTCAAACTTAAAACTTGAAAAGATTCAAACTCAAATTAtcgaaagtaaaaataaataatttcaaaCAACGTCAGAACATAACGTTACCCAAACGGTTCATCCAAAACGCATATGTCTATATCTACAACTTTagaattacaaatttcaaacaTAGAAAATTGGAAATATCTTGTTAACATTTTAACGGTGTTTGAAATCAAAGGTTTGGAAAAATGATCACACGCGGAGGCGCTATATCCACGCCATTCGAGTCGACTCacattcttctctctcttctcttcttcgtccctctttctctctctactttcaAACCATCGACACATCCATTTCTCGAACTTCCAACCAACTCccccactttctctctctaaaagcaGCCCTATGCTTCCACGCTAGGGCTGCGCAGATTTCACAAGCCCTCGAAAGGAAATCTATATACCGCAATGGTGTTCAAGGGCAGGTTcttctcctccaagaaatccgACTCCTCCAACAGCCCCGATGGGTCGAATAACAGCCCGCGATCTCTGGGTTCCAACTCCCCGATCCGATCCGATAAGAAGAAGCCTAAATCCGCATCCAAAGACGACTCGCCCGGCCCGAGTAACAGTtccggcggcggcggcggattCAGTAGGCAGAGTCTAGTCAAAGACGggtcaaagaagaaggatgcGAGGGGGAAAGAGAGTCCAGCTCAGCTTAAGACGCCGGCGAAGTCCGCGAGCTCGACTGGCGCGACTCCGAAGAAGTCGTCTGCGTCCGCATCGGGGGCTGCGGAACCGGCGGCTTCGGTGTCTCCCATTCTGGCGTCGTCGCTGGGGTTGAATAGGATAAAGACGAGATCGGGGCCGTTGCCTCAGGAGAGCTTTTTTGGGTTTAGGGGTGACAAAGGGTCGGCGCTGGGCTCGAGTAATTTGTCGAGGCCGGGGGTCGGCGATCGGAGTTTAGGATCGGGAAGTggggggaagaagaaggaggctGCGAGTCAGAGTAGGATTGGGTTCAATGACAATGTGGCAAGTGGGAGTTGGGGTGATAATGGCAGCAATTCTGATGCTGCCTCAACTGGTAGCTTGCCTTCGAGAGACCAGAGCCCCAACGGGGTGGCATCTTCGCGGTTACGCAAGGGGGAATCTTCGGCTGAAGACGGTATGATTTCGAGCAATTATGCGATGCAGGAGTTTTATAAGTTGTGCTAATTTAGTTTATGCAGTATGCACTGGGTTATCGTTAAAGATTTACCCTTTAGGTCGTGTATTGAGTTGGGAACTTGGGAGTCACATGGTTTTCGAAATCACTCTTGTAGGCTGTAGGCATTACCATAAAAATGATTTGAGCTCCAACCAAAACTATTAAAGGATAACGTTTGTAAAAGGCATTGATTTTGAATCATCTGTGGAGCTGTGAAAGCTTTATCTTTTGATGAGTGTGCAATGGTGTGATGGGTGGACGAGGCTCCGGTTCAGGCAGGTGTACCCTACCACTACATGGATGTAGTTTAAGGTAGTACTCCTCCACCCATCAATTTGTGTAAGCTTAGGAAAACATGGACGGCAAGTGCGGTTGGGCATAGTTAGTTTATCTCATGCTTCATGAGTTGATACTAGAATGCCTTTGGTCTTTTATGCAAATTACTGGATTTTTTGGTACACTTTCATATTTTCATACGATGAGTGGTGTATTTTCCCCTCTAATGGCTTTTGATACCTCCATCATCCTTAACAGGGAGAAACATATCATCTTTTGGTCACTCTGGAGGTTTAAGAAGTTCAGATGTATGTACACCAGAGGTGCGggtacaattattttatttacgTCTCCACgtatttatttacttatttctGATGGTTTCCCCGTTCTATTATTTCATGTCATAATGTGTTTGCGATTGATATTTTTTCTTAATAGACTGCATATGATTGTGAAAATCCCAAGGAGTCCGAGTCGCCCCGTTTTCAAGCTATACTCCGCTTAACGAGTGCACCAAGAAAGCGGTTTCCTGCTGATATAAAAAGTTTTTCCCATGAACTGAATTCAAAAGGTGTACGACCTTTCCCATTTTGGAAGCCTCGAGGCTTGAACAACCTGGAGGTACTTTTGTCTTCATCTTATATCACCTTTTTATGAGTAGTTAAATTTGAACTAGGAAATTTTACCTGCTTGGAATCATGCTTCTGATATGCAGGAAATCTTGGTTGCAATTAGGGCAAAGTTTGACAAAGCAAAGGAAGAAGTGAACTCTGATCTGGCTATATTTGCAGCAGACTTAGTTGGAATTCTTGAAAAAGATGCAGATAATCATCCAGAGTTGCAGGAAACTCTTGAGGATTTGCTGGTTTTGGCACGAAGTTGTGCAATGACATCATCTGGAGAGTTTTGGCTTCAATGTGAAGGCATAGTTCAGGAATTGGATGATAGACGTCAAGAACTTCCTCCGGGTGTGCTGAAGCAGCTTCACACTCGAATGCTTTTCATACTCACAAGGTGTACTAGGTTGCTGCAATTCCATAAGGAAACCGGACTGGCTGAGGATGAACAGGTTTTCCAGCTTCGTCAATCAAGAGTTCTGCGTTCCACTGATAAAAGAATTCCGCCAAGTTTGGCAAAGGATCCAAAGAGCTTAAGTGTTGCAAAAGCCTCTAAAGCAGCTTCAGCTAGGAAATCTTACAGTCAGGAGCAACACGGTTTGGAATGGAAGAGAGACCATGTTTTATCGGGAAATTTGTTCTCACCTCTTGTTGATCAACCACCTAAGAATTCGGAGTCTCCTGCTAGTAGGGACCGGATGACATCTTGGAAGAAATTCCCATCTCCGGTTGCGAAAAGCTTGAAAGAAACTACTGAATTTAAGGAGCAGAGTGATCCTAAGGTTGAACATTTGAAAGGTTCAGACAACAAGAGAGGGACTTCTGACATTGATCCTACTTCTATTAAGCTTCCTGAGCCTTCTGGCAAGGATTCTCATGAGCGTTCTTCCAAGCACCAGCACAAACCGTCTTGGGGTTGGGGAAATCAACCGAATGTATCTGACGATAGTTCTATAATATGTCGCATCTGTGAGGAGGAGGTTCCAACTGCAAATGTGGAAGACCATTCAAGAATTTGTGCGATTGCTGATCGATGTGATCCAAAGGGTATAAGTGTGAATGAGCGTCTTGTCAGAATTTCTGAAACCCTTGAAAAACTGATGGAGTCCTTTACTCAAAAGGATATCCAGCATGGTGTGGGAAGTCCAGACGTTGCCAAAGCATCTAATTCAAGTGTGACCGAAGAATCTGACGTTATATCTCCAAAACTTAGTGACTGGTCCCACAGAGGCTCAGAGGACATGCTCGATTGTTTTCCTGAAGCTGATAATTCAGCTTTTATGGATGACCTGAAAGGTCTACCTTCCATGTCATGTAGAACTCGTTTTGGTCCAAAGTCTGATCAAGGAATGACAACATCATCTGCAGGCAGCATGACTCCTAGGTCTCCCTTATTGACACCAAGGGCCAGTCAGATTGACTTGCTCCTCGCAGGCAAGGCTTCTTTCTCTGAGCAAGACGATATTCCTCAGGTATCTTATTAATCTATTTGATTTTACAAATACTTATTTTCTCTGGGAGTTCCCCAAGCACATGCTTGTGATGCAATTGTACGGCATTTGAATATCAATTTACAACCTGAGCTATAATCCTTGTCAAATTGAAAATTCAATGGAAACATCTTGCTGTCCTCTCCAAGTCTTTAAATTTTCACCTCAAATACTGTGCACCACCTGCAGATTATTAGTGTCTGCACACGCTGAAGTGGGATATATGTTTTATTCAAACTTTCAAAGTAGCAtgaatttgatttaattttagTATGTGTTTTGCTCAAAGTCTTATTTTTCATTCTATCAAGGCTAACTGCTTTTGGATGATGCAGATGAATGAACTTTCTGATATTGCTCGGTGCGTAGCAAATATGCCTTTGGATGATGATCGCTCTATGCCATATCTACTGTCTTGTCTTGAAGACTTGAGAGTTGTTATAGACCGCAGAAAGTTTGATGCACTTACCGTGGAAACATTTGGGGCACGCATTGAGAAGCTGATTCGGTGGGTACTTGCTgctatttttcttggttttaacAAGCTTCAAGCCTTGAACTAAAGTGTTCATTAATATACCTTGAATGTGGGTACTTGCTGCTATTTTTCTTGGTATCTACATTTCTCCTGAAATGT includes the following:
- the LOC126600590 gene encoding protein TIFY 6B-like isoform X2 — its product is MERDFLGLSSNNGCVTLKEETNDEAKNSAVPRSSGMQWSFSNKVSALPQFLSFKAPQEGRPRKAVHHNTSAFMTISTADAFHSSQKSFSGVIQFDAHSVHHSQIPITLSSPVLQSHAPVGNNGSTIKLQPLGGVPVLSPVSAHPSTTSVVGTTDLRNASKSAGAPAQLTIFYAGSVNVYNDISPEKAQAIMLLAGDGLSPTHCKSPSVAQVHAPIPGPSLGGDGFFGNQSHIKCSVSALPSPLFAISHGSSHVGGTFNSTNELAIAKPASPIDRSEPSPVVSSVGSAMTNLIPAVPVPQARKASLARFFEKRKERMTSTAPYNVSRKSPDRSTPGSQGLSFSFNSSGSCPPQATN
- the LOC126600590 gene encoding protein TIFY 6B-like isoform X1, which encodes MERDFLGLSSNNGCVTLKEETNDEAKNSAVPRSSGMQWSFSNKVSALPQFLSFKAPQEGRPRKAVHHNTSAFMTISTADAFHSSQKSFSGVIQKNFVLDKQAGNHCGMTVYAMPQFDAHSVHHSQIPITLSSPVLQSHAPVGNNGSTIKLQPLGGVPVLSPVSAHPSTTSVVGTTDLRNASKSAGAPAQLTIFYAGSVNVYNDISPEKAQAIMLLAGDGLSPTHCKSPSVAQVHAPIPGPSLGGDGFFGNQSHIKCSVSALPSPLFAISHGSSHVGGTFNSTNELAIAKPASPIDRSEPSPVVSSVGSAMTNLIPAVPVPQARKASLARFFEKRKERMTSTAPYNVSRKSPDRSTPGSQGLSFSFNSSGSCPPQATN
- the LOC126599428 gene encoding probable serine/threonine protein kinase IREH1, with translation MVFKGRFFSSKKSDSSNSPDGSNNSPRSLGSNSPIRSDKKKPKSASKDDSPGPSNSSGGGGGFSRQSLVKDGSKKKDARGKESPAQLKTPAKSASSTGATPKKSSASASGAAEPAASVSPILASSLGLNRIKTRSGPLPQESFFGFRGDKGSALGSSNLSRPGVGDRSLGSGSGGKKKEAASQSRIGFNDNVASGSWGDNGSNSDAASTGSLPSRDQSPNGVASSRLRKGESSAEDGRNISSFGHSGGLRSSDVCTPETAYDCENPKESESPRFQAILRLTSAPRKRFPADIKSFSHELNSKGVRPFPFWKPRGLNNLEEILVAIRAKFDKAKEEVNSDLAIFAADLVGILEKDADNHPELQETLEDLLVLARSCAMTSSGEFWLQCEGIVQELDDRRQELPPGVLKQLHTRMLFILTRCTRLLQFHKETGLAEDEQVFQLRQSRVLRSTDKRIPPSLAKDPKSLSVAKASKAASARKSYSQEQHGLEWKRDHVLSGNLFSPLVDQPPKNSESPASRDRMTSWKKFPSPVAKSLKETTEFKEQSDPKVEHLKGSDNKRGTSDIDPTSIKLPEPSGKDSHERSSKHQHKPSWGWGNQPNVSDDSSIICRICEEEVPTANVEDHSRICAIADRCDPKGISVNERLVRISETLEKLMESFTQKDIQHGVGSPDVAKASNSSVTEESDVISPKLSDWSHRGSEDMLDCFPEADNSAFMDDLKGLPSMSCRTRFGPKSDQGMTTSSAGSMTPRSPLLTPRASQIDLLLAGKASFSEQDDIPQMNELSDIARCVANMPLDDDRSMPYLLSCLEDLRVVIDRRKFDALTVETFGARIEKLIREKYLQLCELVDDEKVDLATTVIDEEAPLEDDVVRTSPIPFSKDRTSIDDFEIIKPISRGAFGRVFLAKKRTTGDLFAIKVLKKADMIRKNAVESILAERDILISVRNPFVVRFFYSFTCSENLYLVMEYLNGGDLYSLLRNLGCLDEEVARVYIAEVVLALEYLHSLRVVHRDLKPDNLLIAHDGHVKLTDFGLSKVGLINSTDDLSGPAVSSTSLLGEDEPELSLSEHQRESRKKRSAVGTPDYLAPEILLGTGHGATADWWSVGVILFELIVGIPPFNAEHPQTIFDNILNRNIPWPGVGEMSPEAQDLIDQLLTEDPNQRLGARGASEVKQHPFFKDINWDTLARQKAAFVPTSESALDTSYFTSRFSWNPSDQHVYPPSDMDDSSDSDSLSGSSSCLSNRHEEVGDECGGLTEFESGSNINYSFSNFSFKNLSQLASINYDLLSKGFKDDPSLNPSA